The Labeo rohita strain BAU-BD-2019 chromosome 14, IGBB_LRoh.1.0, whole genome shotgun sequence genomic interval CTTATATCAAGTTCTCAGATGGGCTCAAATCCGAATGTTTTTAGTACCATGTCTGATTGGAAAATCCTTGAATGTTGCAGGCCATTGAACAAACATACGGTGCATATTGTAGTTTTGAATCATTTAACTGATGCTAATACTCTTTTAAAAGACGGAGAAAAATGGAGTAAAACCACCAAATGAGTTGGATCAAATCATCTCATCCTGATGTCACACACCatgaaaaaatgtctttctgactcagtgtttttgtctttttcttctgCCAATgtagtcagaaaaataatcttgttttccttttaaattcagtttattcTTCTGACTTCATTTACAGGTGGGTggtcttgttttaatcataaactcaattcattttgatcaatttttcataaaacaagaCTTCATATCTTCAGTTACTGTGCTTCTCTAGTAagtgtaattattttatgtaaggatgtttagatatttgcactggaaaacaagataGAAATAGTGAGGAAGAACATCGGTTTTCGCAGTGCAGTCAGTACTGAGTGTTTCAGACACATAAACGATCATAAAACCATGAATGTAATAATTGCACTTGAGGATTTTGCCAATTGTAAGACTCAAGTTTGACCTGAAATCTTGCATGAAGACCGGCTGACGGCCTGCTAACTTTTAAAGCAGCGTGAAAACACTCAGTGAGGCGTAAAACACCACGAATCACATCAGACGGGATCTTCAGTAATACTTCATGATGATCTTCAGATCTTTTCTTTATCTGTTACATATACGTTTTGAAACATGTTTCATCATTTTTCATCGATCTGCATTCCTCAGTCGTGGTGCGACTGTTTCCTCAGTCCTGGAGATTTCTGTGAGTGACGGCTTTTAAAAAAGGGCTTGAAACGCCGCAACACTGCAGAGAAATGAGGTTTTATCCATGCGTTTATGGATTTAATGGGAATCTCAGCTGGGATTCTGAACCGAATGCATTATTCATGCTTTGGCAGGAGGctgattgtttgttttggtgaGTCGTGTGAAGTGCAGATGTTCACGTCTGGACAACAGCAGCATCGCTAACGCACAGGAATCTCATAGAAAAGACTTTGTATTTAGGATATTATTTTTCTGTCCCGGCACTGCTGTGGAAACGCTTCTCGTGAATGTAATTATGGGATGTTCTCACGTCAGTTCAGGCACTGTGATGGAGAAACGATGTGAAACGCTTCTGTCTTTCAGATGTAGATGTGTCTGTAGAGCAGCTCTGTTGATCATCAGCAGATGTTTAGTAGTAAATGACTTTATCAacctttcttctctttttttaactCCTCTCCCCCAAACACGCAATGAAACGCACAAGTGCAGCACAACAAGAAGACCTGTGGTGCAAacctcttgtttttgttttgcacttTCCCCCCTAAATGAACACATGTATGttaacttcaaataaataaaatactcttTGCTGTAAGAGTCCAGTGGCTTTAGAGTTTCTTTGGAACCAAATCAACAGGAAGTCCACTGACTCATTATCATCATTCATATAAAACACACTGACATTAATCCCGGAACTCTTATTTTCTCCCATATAAACTGAGCAGAAAAGTCTGAAAAGTTTACTTGAAAAGCAAAATGATGTAagatattattgttatttctgaaaatgtatcaaaatgagAGCAAATAATGAAATATCTGCCAGTGAGGACAGAAAAATAATTCTGTTTTCCCTTTGAAAGAAGTATTTTTCTGACCTCACAGCCTAAACTCTCttcattttgatacatttttcagaaaacaagatttaaagtaattcattttgctgaagtctcttcatttaaaggagaagttcacttccagaacagcaatttacaattaatgtactcacccccttgtcatccaagatgttggtTTGAGCGAgcatgtcatccaagaagttatggtttttgaggaaaacatttcatttttctccatataatggacttcaattgtgccccgattttgaacttccaaaatgtagtttaaatgcagcttcaaaggctctaaacgatcccagccgaggaagaagggtcttatctagtgaaacgttttttttttttttccaaaaataaaaatctgtatatttttttaagcacaaaatctgtgtagcacaggctctgggatgcgtgtccacgacactacgtactattgaatcacgtcgaaaggtcacgcggaaccacagacccagtccAAGTaggtcaaatgctgtttacaaacaaaaagctacaacgatgtcggacgattttgaagttgtaagagaaaatgagatggagcgaagctggagtacacagacgatgaacttagacgtgattcgtagtagtgattgAAGTTCGGAttattttaccgactcggacctttgagtctcgttcagtaaaatgaatgaatcatgaaaagatgaaaagattcattcattgttttttacctgggtctttagtctatgattcgctcacctcacctcttatctgacaagtttttgggtttgagtcgttcatcacgtgacagccccataaggtgaacgaaccactcgaaaaacccgaagactcgaaacaggtgaactaattccagtacggaacctaataggatgttgcgcatgcacgactgaacgaaacactccctgagacgactcgtttttcctgagtcacattaaagatttgttcaaaatgaacgaatcattcaagaacacgcatcccagagcctgtgctacaccagcttttgtgcttaagaaatatacaaatttttatttttcaaaaagacccttcttcctcagatgggatcatttagagcctttgaagccgcatgtaaactacattttggaagttcaaaatcgggggcacaattaaagtccattatatgaagaaaaatgctgaaatgtttccctcaaaaaccataatttctttacgactgaagacagaaagacatgaacatcttggatgacaaggtgtgagtaaattatttgtgaattgttgttctggaagtgaacttcttctttaagagtatttagatatttgtacttttactatttatttgaacatttacattcatgcatttagcacttcttaaaataaataggaacaaaaaaaatgtgtcaaagAGCCAACAATATCTGTAATGCAAAGCCAGGTTTATTATAGAACTCACTGGGAAACACAGGAGTGATTATTCATGAGATCTTCATGGCTTTCACTGCTGTAATGCGTTAGATCTCTGAATCTctgtaatgtaaacatttattcagACGGTGTTATTAAAGCGTCAGCTTCCATTTCAGCGTGAAGATGCTTCAACCAGAATCCAGCGAGCCTCACATTCTGTACTTCTTGACGTCTTCAGTTGTTTTCATTATTCAGACATTTGCTGGAAACTTACAGAAAACAGTGCTGTGCTCCATAAAAGATGcagtcaaacaggtttggaacgacacactGCACAAAACAACCTTCTTACTGCTGtgtttctgtcatgttttccagtacaaataccTGAAATTCTTTAATCAAGACAGATTTACTCAAGAAtcaaaatgacttaagataCTAACTCTTGTTtcctgaaaaaatgtgcattCAAAAGGCATGAGTTAATGcttaaaacagaaaatcagAAAACCGGACTAAACATCCAATGCAATTTTGCTTCTCaggtaaatgtattttgatgtTTAGATGacaaatgtttagatatttgtactggaaaagaCAAAATACATGTAGGAAAAcaatttttgcagtgtatgaGGGCAACACACCATTATGGCCTAATTTATTTCAGGGTGGGACTTGACTGGATCATCATTTTCTCTGTGGTTTCTCTGTGGTCAGTCAGTGAAGGGTTTGgagagtgagtgagtgattCTGATGGAGGGTTAGGAGTCAAACATGTCTCTTCATGAGGTATTTCCATCAGGCACAATCTCTGTATCCCTCAAACACAGATGTGCTCCTGACGAGGCCAGATGTGCACATGTGCGTCTCTGTCGGACAGTTCGAGGTGTTCTCGTGTGTCGTGCGATCCCACAATCCCCTCTGGCCGGATGCAGCTGTGTCGGGAGCGTCTCCGCTGTGGATTGGAGTGAAGTTCCTCCGTCTGTCTGGAGTTTGATCTGGTGTGTTTGTGATGTTCAGCAGCACCTGAGGCTCATCTGTCAGAACTGACGCGGCCACATTTCTAAGGGCCGTTTTTCCACATTTCACACACGTCTGGGACTctgccctgatagcacacgtacatcacggagacgtctatttgatgtctgcgtttacatctgcaagacgtatttttagagtgtttgctcatctgcaatacgtctattggacttttcctatcagatgtcaaatagccgtctattagatgtctttaagatgtttatgatttagaatttatgtaaaactgacatcttacagacgtgcGCGTGCTATCTGGGCAGCAGGTGTTATTAGTGTCACTGTGTGAATTTCTGAGCTCTTGTGTCGAGCACGAGCACAAAGCGATGTGTTGCACGGCAGGTTGCGATTCTCCATGTACTGAAATGCACATTGAGGCCTGAAGGCGGCGCTACAGACGCATAAATGATTTATACTCGTGTATCCGCTGCTGCATCTCATCCTGCTTTCATTGAGGATTTCTGAAcccgtttgaatgaatcagtcttCAAGGGAAATCCCGCGCGCGTGCACTGAGCTCTCATGTGAGAGAATCGATGCACAGTCGCTTcttgtgaggaaaaagtgaTCGCTTTTAGTGCTAGAACCTCATCATTCTTGCGTTCTTATTTGTGTCGTTTTTACGTTTTTGTGCGTGTCCTTCATTGAGCTCAAAGACATTTCGCAGCCTGGTCAAGCGCGTGCGTGCTGAAAATAACGAATGCAATCATACATCATCATTATCATGATGTCCAAGCATCACCTGAAACCGTGTGTTGTTGACCTCTGCTCACTTACATTTGCATCTCTATAAATCTGATTGTGAATGAGCTGCATGCACATCTCGTCTGAATTACAGGGGACAGTGGGGACGGTTGTAACATGGCTTATTTCTTCAAGCAGGAATAAACTACAGTGATGATATTCACACTGCATGTGTTTTATTGGCCCCTCATCCTTCCTGGAAGAACTCAGCCACATGTGACCGTTCCTTCTACAAAAAATCATTCTCATggtaaaaaaagtatatatttttaaagatcatATTTTTGGTCATATCATCATGTGTAAGTTGTTTGTGTGACgcattgtaaaaatataacattttaatcagtGTATTCTGAGCTTCTAATAGGCATTGATACTGTGTCCAGGCTATCAGTGTAGGGACAGTCCCAACATGCTGTCTCTTACCACAACATTGATTTAAAAGCTTGCCATAACGTTACATAATTATGGTTTTATGGATAAATAATGAACCCTTTCAATAGTTAGGTATCTCTTTTTTAGGTGAATAGGTTAAAAATCTACTTGTTACTTGTTAATCTACCATTTactattctttggttttatacAGCCAATTTACATATTGATGACCCTgtctgtgcacaaataaaaaaagaaattacaaactgatatttaagaatgatttaattgcatttttttaaaataaatgttgcaacTGTCCCCTGTTGTGGTGTTAGTTGCAACAAGTGTAAATTGTATGTATCATATGTACACATGCTGCAGCATTGTGGGTAAGTAGCTGACAGATGTGGCTTAATTGTATTGAAATTTTGGCTGTCTAATACAGTCTCTGAGAAActaaaggaaatgcaaaaaagTGTTGCAACGTTCCCCGCTCTCCCCTGTTCAATGGGTTATCAGATAAGCAAGAAATCCTGACACAAAACGTGCGAAAGGTAATGTAATTACTGAGTTGTCACAATTTGTCTAAAACAAGCGCGACAACTGTGTAAAGATGAGGCAGTGATTCTTGTATTCATTCACTGCATATCCAGACTGACATTaatgactctctctctctctctctctctctctctctctctctccctctcgctCGCTCAAAATAGCCGTGCTCAGTTCCCGGGCGCTCAGAGAGGTCGGACAGGCGTCGAGCGCAAACACGCGCGCACGCACACAAATCCGCACAGCCGCCAGCGAAGGGGACACGTCCTCTCACCGGATCTTGCTCGGTGTCGGAATCCCACTTCGTTCGCActcgtccgtccgtccgtcatGCGGGACGCATCGGCACCGGAGCCGGCGCGAACGCACGCGCTCGCGCACACACCTGATGGCGACCCGTGAGCGCGCCGGGACCCAGCATGCCCAACCGAACGGAGCCCGAGCCGCGGCAGATGCTGGCTCGCGCGCTCACCGGGTGCCTGCTGTGCGCTCTGATCCTCTGGACTCTGTTCGGGAACGTCCTGGTGTGCGCCGCCGTGCTGCGCTTCCGCCACCTGCGCACCAAAGTCACGAACATCTTCATCGTGTCGCTGGCCGTGTCGGACCTGTTCGTGGCCGTGCTGGTGATGCCGTGGAAGGCGGTGGCGGAGGTGGCCGGCTTCTGGCCGTTCGGCGCCTTCTGCGACATCTGGGTGGCGTTTGACATCATGTGCTCCACCGCGTCCATCCTGAACCTGTGCGTGATCAGCGTGGACCGCTACTGGGCCATCAGCAGCCCGTTCCGCTACGAGCGCAAGATGACCCCGCGCGTGGCCTTCGTGATGATCGGCGCGGCGTGGACGCTGTCCGTGCTCATCTCGTTCATCCCGGTGCAGCTGGACTGGCACAAAGCCGCCGCCGCCGCCACCGCGGAGGAGCGCAACGCCACCGAGCCGGTGCCCGGCGGAGGAGGCGACGACGAGGACAACTGCGACTCGAGCCTGAACCGCGAGTACGCCATCTCGTCGTCCCTCATCAGCTTCTACATTCCCGTGGCGATCATGATCGTCACGTACACGCGGATCTACCGCATCGCGCAGATCCAGATCCGGAGGATCGCCTCGCTGGAGCGCGCGGCCGAGCACGCGCAGAGCTGCCGCTCGAACCGGCTCGCGTGCCAGCACCACAGCAGCCTGAAGACGTCCATCAACCGCGAGACCAAAGTCCTGAAGACGCTGTCCGTCATCATGGGCGTGTTCGTGTGCTGCTGGCTGCCGTTCTTCGTGCTCAACTGCGTGGTGCCGTTCTGCCACAACAAGCCGTCCGCGGGCCTGCCGTGCGTCAGCGACACCACGTTCGACGTGTTCGTGTGGTTCGGCTGGACCAACTCGTCGCTGAACCCCGTCATCTACGCCTTCAACGCGGAGTTCCGCAAGGGCTTCTCCAGCCTGCTGGGCTGCCGGAACCGCTGCCGGACCCCGGTGGAGACGGTGAACATCAGCAACGAGCTCGTGTCCTACAACCAGGACACGCTCTTCCACAAGGAGGTGGCGAGCGCCTACGTCAACATCATCCCGAACGTGGTGGACGACACGTTCGACCGCATCTCCCGGCTGTCGCGGGGCAACGACGACGAGGACGACGTGTGCACGGACTCGGTGTGCGACCTGGAGTGCGAGGCGGACGGCGCGTTCACGCCGAACGGCATCCGCTGACCGGGACGCGGGAGACTACGCGAGCGCTTCGGAAAAGTAGCTCGCGCGTCACGCGCACAGTTGTCGTCATATGACCGCACTGCCGTTCGATCCGGTGAGTCCCGTTATCGTGCACCCCCAGTCAAAACTTTTCAACGGTGAgagtcacttctgctcaccgagcctgcatttatttggtccaaagtacagCGAAACCAGTAATACtgtcaaatatttaaaaggactgttttctgtttgaatatgttctgttttgaaaatgtaattcatttctctgatcaaagctgaatttttcgcGTCATTActccatgatccttcagagatctttccaatattctgatttgctgctcaaagtCGCTTCTtatcattatgttgaaaacagctgagtagaattgttgtaggttttttgatgaatagaaagttcagaggaacagcattcatctgaaactGAAATCTATTGTAACATTGGCAGTGTCTTCATCACCACTTTCGATCAGTTGAAAGCATcactgttaaataaaagtattttacttaatggaaataaatgactgactctacaaaagctttttctttcggataaatgctgatctttgggtctttctgttcatcaaagaatcctgaaaaaaattactcagctgttttagatactgataataataatcagaaatgtttgttgagcagcaaatcagcatattagaatgaattctgaaggattgtaatgatgctgaaaattcagctttgatcactgacataaattacattttcaaatatattcaattagaaagcggttaatttaaatagtataatatttcacaatattactgtttttgttgtatttttggatcaaataaaggctcgatgagcagaagaaacttaaaatcttactgatcaaaaactttggactggtagtgtaagtgcAGCTGGTGAAGTTGTTAACGCGCTCAGTTTACTGTGGTTAGTGCCTAAAGCCCCTCGACtgtggtaaaatcactgtaacacACAGACTCCTGTGTCGCACGCTGAAAGACACCGGTGTTATTCATAAGCCGGTATTAGATTAAACAAATCACCTGTATTCCGGTGGACTCGCTCTAGTGCACAGCTGCTTGACCGGTTGATCGTACACTTGATCTCATTTCCGCTTCTCTCGTTACACCTGCACCTGAATGCATCAGGAGTTCTTTACTTTTATACAAAACAGATTGCTTCAAAACAGCTTCGCAGTAATAAACGCTGGTAATGTTGTGCAgttcatcaattatgaaacaaatgaataatagtgtcattattcagatcagttcaGTTAACCAACTGTTAATTGTCAAAGATTAATTGGTAATGAAAAAAATTTGATTCTGACCCAACTAAAGTTCTCAGATTCTAGTGTTCTGGCAAGGTTTTTAAAAGTTAGAAGTTAAAACCTTTTTCCAGTAACATGAGTAGACAATTCAGAGTGATCTGATCTGTCAtgcagtgttgttgttgtttttttctgaaacatttcaGTTGGAGAttcatgtaacatttttaaatgttactacttgtttcagaatgttcagagaatatttaaaagtaaCGTTCCCATAATGTTTGCACAGTGATACAATGTTCTCTTAATGTTTGCATAGCCAGGAGAAActctttaaaatcattaaaaaaaaatggatgttttaaacatttagagAACGTTCAGAAACAATGTTTCATAACTTAACggaaacattacaaaaacatttttagaacatATTTCAGCAGGACGACAAGCAGCTCTACTCCAGataatagtgtcattattcagatcaaaGTCAAACCgataatattactgaatattaaatgtgttttcattggaaacatttaaatagtCCAAACAAATCAGCAAAATAATTATAGTGTGAACAATAAACTTCATCTGAACTCAGAATAATGACAAATATTCACCTGTCACTTATATATGGATAAAGTCGAGTTTTGCTCACTAATTTATACACAGTGTGGTTTTTGTCTTGTCTTCCAGTACTAATatcaaaacattcttaaatcaagatacatttactagAGAAGCACAACATAGTAagccttgttttctgaaaaaaattgagaaagtttctgagtaaaaaaagaacaaatgtcttcagaaaaatcaacttaattcaaagtgaaaatcagtttatttttctgaccccaTCAGCagatgtttgttcttattttaagcataaacctAAATAATTCTGACAGatgttttttcagaaaacattttctccagtaaatgtatcttgatttaaggatgttcagatatttgtactgaaaaacaagacagaaatactgaggaagaacagctgttttgtttatgcAGTGTATATAGATTTTGGATGAATGATACAATCTATCGTACAGATCGGTTTTTCCACCGTGTCTCAAATCAGCACACTCCTTCCAGCGTTGTAACTCATGTATCATCTGGAATTCAGATTCAGATTCATGTGTCTGTAACTCCTAATTCTGATCTTTCTGACTGCACTGGAATGGACGGTCAGTGCATTATCGAAGCGTTGCTCATTTTGGCAAACGCAGTCGGTCATCTGACACACTGTGTGGGATCCGAACAGAGCTGCGCACACGGTTCCTCTGTGGACCGTCATCATCAAAATCGTCTTCATCATCCTCACGGTCCGTGACTCAGACCTGCCGGAGAGATTCTACAGCAGCGACGCCTTATTCCGTCAGTAAGCGATCAGCCTTACACTGAGTGCAATATTCCTCCGACCGCCCCGTATGCCAAACGACTCAAGTGCCCACCGGACCCTCGCCCGACCAGCCGACCTCACGCCCGCCGCGTGCCAGTCTCCGATCCCGCCGTCAGGAGCGTCTGCGCAGGCGCGGGACTCCTCCAGTGTTACCGCACGAGCTCAACTCGTTTCTAATGCACTTATTTATTGGTTCATAGAGCTGTGGTGTGTGCTGGATGTTGTGGTCTGATGAATGGAGCGGGAGCACAAACGCTGTTTGATGGTGAATGTCTGAAGAGCACATTAATGTTGTGATGCTTCATTGTGTTTCATTACTGTAACGTTTATTGTTTACAAAAGCAAAGCCTGTAGATTCACTGTAATGAAACACCTCCAGAACTGTAAACTGTGAGCAGTgactctgagtgtgtgtgtgtgtgtgtgtgtgtgtgtgtgtgtgtgtgtgatgacacacacacacacacacacacacacaacacgtGAATGTACACTAACAGTCATGtgcacagatgtttttttttttaataaaatgaccaTAAAATGACCATATTTTGTGCTtgcaggagtgtgtgtgtgtgtgtgtgtgtgtgtccatacACTGGTCTTTCTCTGGCTGGTCAGTGTTTCTCCTGGTCATTGTTATTATGGAATTGATTCTGATAACTAAACGTCATGTACAAACTGTCGGCCAGATGATCTGTTCCAGTGCAAACGTGTTCTTCATGttctttctcagtatttttgtcttgttttccagcacaaacatctaaacatccttaaaatcaagatttacttgagaagcaaaatgactgaagatattaagtcttgttttctgaaaagagttttttgttttgcttaaaacaagaacaaatatcttcCAGTGTGGTCAGACAAACAAACctaattcaaaatgaaaacaaaacacattttttctaataagtaaaactgacagtgttattttagagtgttattacatttacagtgttattttagtatcactgagatactgtcatagtttttatttatagttctttccattttcattgtgattttagaaattttgttgtgttttgtattttctcttttgttgtagtttattttatttgttttaattttaatcattttagtacatcaatttaaactaaattaaaatgttaagatTAAACTAGTTAAAATAAACCTTTctgtattgtatttaatttcagtaaatgtttgttatttcaattaaaacctttttggtaacactttagaatagcacacaattctcattattaaaggagaagtccacttccaaaacaaagattcacatataataacTCACcaacttgtcatccaagatgttcatgtgtttctttcttcagtcgtaaagaaattattttttttgaggaaaacatttcagcaagggggtgaatacattatatgtgaatctttgttctggaagtggacttctcctttaactagttacttattagcaggtctggggtaacacattacaagtaacgtgagttacataatcagatttattttttagtaatgcattaatttttaatttacaagaaaatatctgaaaataaGTAAAGCCAGTTACCTTTTTTGTCCATGTATTGATTGAAAGTTCTCCGGTCCCCATGCTGATAGAAATCAGGAGTGagatgttactttagttctagactaaatgtgaacgtgcattaattcatctcactcacgaAAAACAGGTTTCAGTGTTccttgaaatgaataaaaacattgaaatgaaattcagaatatgacacaaacctgcaatgaTTAATTATGTGAAATAATCCTTTACAAGCCCTTTCAGATTTCAAAAGTAACACagaagtaacgtaacacattactttccgtaaaaagtaactaagtaacataattagttacttttttagggagtaatgcaatattgtaattcattacttttaaaagtaactttccccaacactgcttattatcatgcctattattaacatattgtcAGTTTATTAGTCCTTATGAAGCGTCTATTTTGCATGActatattctacatccctaaccctacccaatacctgaacttatcAACtgccttactaactattaagaAGAGTCTATTGAGGTAAAAGctatagttaatggtttgttaatagtgacaACTGGACCTTataataaagtgtgaccatgtTTTTCTTAACTATAATAATCCTGATATCTTACATTACTTGGTTTCTGCAGTAAATGTGTTGGTTTAggaatttttatacatttgtactggaaaacgagacaaaaatactaatattttcaGCGTATGCTGGTATTCTGATGCCGACGCTTTTAACTCTGATATAATGTTCAAGAGGAGCGTCAGACTGAAATAACAGCGATTCTCCAGTGTTATTATCACAGAAACTAAGACTGATCAATATTTCAGCAGACGCTGTTATTCATCACGCAGCTCCAGCTGTGAGGAGTGTAATTCAATCAGTCGTCAGATACTGATGTTCCTGATCGTTTTAATGTGAACGTGAGACTCTGTCATCAGGAAATCACTTCACAAACACTGACCTTCACCAGccactctgtgtgtgtatgtgtgtgtgtgtgtgtgtgtgtgtgtgtgtgtacttgtttttgctacatagtggggaccaaatgtccccacaaggatagtaaaacctaaAATTTTTTACgacttttaaaaatgattaaaaatagtaaatggtgtttatctgaaagtgtaactatgcaaacatgttttctgtgagggctaggtttagggttagggttgggttaggggatagacaatatcgtttggtcagtataaaatctatagaagtctatggaaagtccccacaattcacaaaaacaaacgtgtgtgtgtgtgtgtttactgatATTCACTACATAAGGACCAAATGTCCTCACAAGTACAATAATACCTGTAAATTttgtccttgtggggacatttttttttggtccccatgaggaaacaagcttataaatcacacGGAATGAAGTGTTTTGAGAATCTAAAGATGCCTGTAGTTTAAtgtgatgggtaggtttaggtgtagggttcgGGGTAGGGGACAGTAGAAAAGAAGGGACAGTTTGGACAGTAGAAAAGCCATTATGCCTATAGAATGAACCCATAATGATAGCAATaccagtgtttgtgtgtgtgtgagagagagagattcagCAGAATCTGATCTGATCTGGTGTGTCTCTCAGTGACTCTGTGATATAAAATCCTCcagaaacactgaaataatcCAGGGCTTCAGCTCCAGATTCATTTGTCTCAGACGGGTTGTTGGACACTCAGGGTTTTGTTCAGACGTCTGTGATGCGTCACTTGACAAAGTGCTGGAATTTGACCCAGATAGCAAGCAGCCATTGAAACTATGTTAAGTCCATGTTGATGCGCCAACG includes:
- the drd5a gene encoding D(1B) dopamine receptor — its product is MPNRTEPEPRQMLARALTGCLLCALILWTLFGNVLVCAAVLRFRHLRTKVTNIFIVSLAVSDLFVAVLVMPWKAVAEVAGFWPFGAFCDIWVAFDIMCSTASILNLCVISVDRYWAISSPFRYERKMTPRVAFVMIGAAWTLSVLISFIPVQLDWHKAAAAATAEERNATEPVPGGGGDDEDNCDSSLNREYAISSSLISFYIPVAIMIVTYTRIYRIAQIQIRRIASLERAAEHAQSCRSNRLACQHHSSLKTSINRETKVLKTLSVIMGVFVCCWLPFFVLNCVVPFCHNKPSAGLPCVSDTTFDVFVWFGWTNSSLNPVIYAFNAEFRKGFSSLLGCRNRCRTPVETVNISNELVSYNQDTLFHKEVASAYVNIIPNVVDDTFDRISRLSRGNDDEDDVCTDSVCDLECEADGAFTPNGIR